The sequence below is a genomic window from Brooklawnia cerclae.
TGGGTCTGGAACAGGCGCTCGCGGTCGTCATCGAGACCATGGTGAACACCGGGCGTCTCGGTTGGGACGATGTTGCCCGCGTCCTGTCGGTCACACCGGCACACATCGGCGGCGCCTCTCAGCAGGGACGCCCTCTGGCCCCCGGCGAACCCGCCAACCTCGTGCTCGTCGATCCGGCCCGGCGCGGAGTCGTGGATCGCGACCGCACAGCCTCCCGCTCGCGCAACAACCCTTACCACGGGCTGGATCTGCCCGACCCGGTCGAGCTGACCATGTGCGCCGGACGCGTCACGTACTCCCGCTCCGACGGGTGATGGCTTTCCGGGGTGGGGTCAGAGTTCCCTGACCCCACCCATCGGCATGTCGAGGGTCGCTCAGGCCCTCGACGCCTCCAGCTCCTCGGCATGCTCCAGCACCGCGGCGACGACTCGATCGTCGTCCAACCCGAGCCACCCGCACACCCCGCGTACGGACGAGGCCAGGTCACCTGCCACCAAAGGCAGCACCGGGGCGGCACCGGCGTCGTCCACCGGCGCGCCGAGCCCGCGCAGGTGCAGCACCCAGCCCGCCACGGCACGGGTGGCCCCCTTCGCCACAATCCCCTGCCCCAGGAGCGCCTTGATCGTCGGCACGATGCGGATCGGCAACTTCTGCGACCCGTCCATCGCGATGCGCGCCAACTGGTCCTTCATCCGCGGGTTGCCGAAGCGCTCCAGCAGCGAGGCCCGGTAGGCGTCCAGTTCCTCGGCGGGAAGCGGCACCTGGGTGACGGCGTCGTCCCACCACTGTTCGACCCAGCCCCGCACACGCGGGTCGCTGATGGCCTCGTAGACGGTGGTGCGCCCGATGACGGACGCGCAGTAGGCCATCAGGGAGTGGGATCCGTTGAGCAGGTAGAGCTTGCGGAGCTCGTGCGGGACGATGTCGTCGACGAACGCGGCTCCCATCGACTCCCAGTGGGGGCGTCCCGCCTTGAACTCGCCGGCCAGCACCCATTCGGTGAACGGCTCGGTGACGACAAGACCCGGGTCCTCGATGCCGGTGGCGGCCTCGACGCGCTCACGGTCGTCGTCGGTCGCACGCGGCGTGATGCGATCGACCATGGTGGTGACGAAACCGACGTTGGCGTCGATCCAGTCGAGCAGAGTGGCATCGACGTACTCCGCGCCCTGCCGGATGACCCGCTCG
It includes:
- a CDS encoding mannitol dehydrogenase family protein; amino-acid sequence: MSATLNRAEYGRPAAPIRIIHLGIGNFTRAHQAWYTEHASDADEWGIAGFPGRTTLVPRPSPRDDALDAQDGLYQLVIKNAEGDQVEVISSVSATFRSHDITSWVELFADPNVAIVTSTITEAGYCRDKDGNLDLGNPDVIADLDKLRAGRLDVPVFTGPAKFVRGLLARRQAEAGPITFVPCDNIPNNGEMAERVIRQGAEYVDATLLDWIDANVGFVTTMVDRITPRATDDDRERVEAATGIEDPGLVVTEPFTEWVLAGEFKAGRPHWESMGAAFVDDIVPHELRKLYLLNGSHSLMAYCASVIGRTTVYEAISDPRVRGWVEQWWDDAVTQVPLPAEELDAYRASLLERFGNPRMKDQLARIAMDGSQKLPIRIVPTIKALLGQGIVAKGATRAVAGWVLHLRGLGAPVDDAGAAPVLPLVAGDLASSVRGVCGWLGLDDDRVVAAVLEHAEELEASRA